Genomic DNA from Peribacillus simplex:
TACACCCTTTATTTAATATCCCTTCTACAATGGTAGGGGGAGTACCAATGCCACCAAATCCTCCGTACATTAAGGAGCATCCGTCAGAAATTCTTTGAAGGGCAGCCTCTAAAGTACTTACCTTTCCTTGTTTAGACTTGGACAGTAGCATTGACCTTGCCCTCCATGTTGAGTTCACATTGCACTTCAGAAATTGCTTCTTCTAAAATATCTACTAAACTATCAATTTCATCTTTTGTAATAACCAAAGGTGGCGAAATGATAATAGCATCCCCCATTCCATTAATAGCTCCTGACGCTGGGTAAACAAGTAACCCTTTTTCAAAGGCTTGTTTAATTACCCTATTTGTTACATTTAATTCAGGTGGATAAGGGTTTTTCTTTTCACGGTCGGCTACAAACTCCATTCCAATTAAAAGGCCCTTTCCTCTTACGTCCCCAATCATTTCGCAAGAATTTAAAAGCGTTTTCAATTTACTCATAAGATATGTACCTTGTTCTTCTGCCTTTTCTACCAATTGATGTTTCTCAACGTATTTAATAACCTTTAGTGCAACTGCTGCAGATTGAGGATTAGCACTATAAGTATGGCCTCCTATAATAGACTTAGATCCATTTAATATAGGTTCCATAACTTTATCACTGACTAGAGTAGCTGCCATTGGGGTATACCCTGAACTCATTCCTTTGCCTAGAGTAATAAAGTCCGGAGTAACGTTCCAATGTTCTATTGCAAACATCTTCCCGGTACGGCCAATTCCGGTCATTACCTCATCTGCAATAAATAGGACGTTACAACGCTCACAAATCTCCTTGATTTTTTGATAGTAATTAGCTGGTGGAGTGATAGCCCCCCCAGAAGCACCTATAATTGGCTCGGCAATAAATGCAGCAACACGTTCTTCCCCAATACGCCTAATCTCCATTTCAAGTTCATGAGCACAGAGAAGACCCCATTCTTCTTCAGTTAAATGATCAGGTCGACGATAAGTGTATGGGGCAGATACTGAAGGATAATCAGCTAACATCGAAGCAAACCTCTGTCTTCTTAATACATGTCCTGACATGGATAATGCTCCCATTGTAATGCCATGATAACTAGTCCACCTAGATATAATGCGATCTTTTTGTGGTTGTCCTTTTTCTTGCCAATATTGTATAGCAATCTTCATCGCTGTCTCGGTCGCTTCTGAACCACTATTTACAAAGAATGACCAATTAAGATCTCCTGGAGCCAATTGACTCAATTTTTCTGCTAGTTTTTCAGCGGGTTCATTGGTAAATTGTGATCTATAAGAAAATGAAATTTTTTCTGCCTGTGCAAGGGCTTCTTTAATAACCTCCTGTACACCGTGTCCAATACTTACCGTTACAGCTCCAGACGACCCATCAATATATTCCTTACCATCTTGATCATATATATATATGCCTTTTGCAGATGCAGCTACTGGATATTGCTGTCCTAATACCGGTTTAATTAAATAATCTCGTTCCTTCATCCATTACATCTCCCTCGGAATTATAAGAGTATATTAAAACTTTATTAAAATTTCTGACAGATAACAATTTGACAAACGTATGAAAAAATAGATGTTCCATTATACACCGCGTATAATGGATGATAGGATAAACTAAGTTTAATCACCAGGGGGCTATCTATGGCTATTCGGATTAATGAAGCTTTGCAACTACCTATTATGAAACAAACAAAATTAAAGGCTGGAAAAAAGGGGTTACAAAATTGGATCAAATGGGTAACTATTGTGGAGGTAATTGAAGATATCTATCGTTTACAAGATGGCGAGTTTTTGATCACAACTGGATTCGGATTAGGAGAAAATACGAAGAAACGTAAGGAATTCGAAAAGCTTTTATCCATCGGAAAACTATCTGGAATAGCTATATATACAGGATTTTATTTAAAGGAAATTCCAAAATCATTTATTACCATCGCAGACGAATTTGCCTTACCTTTAATTGAAATTCCTGCGAACATAAACTTCTCTATGATAACAAAAGAACTACTGGTACAAATTGTTAACAAACAAAGCCAAACATTTGAATATTCACTACGAATCCATCAGGATTTTACACGGCTTGTATTAGAACAACACGGATTTGATCCTATTACAAAAACCCTTCATGAAATAATTGATGCAAGTGTAATCCTTATAGCAAAAGATGAAATAATAAGTTCATACATTAAACATGACTTTATTGATATTAACAATTTAAAAAGTCTATATAAAAAACAAATGGATAACGACAAAATTATTAGTCAACCTATTATAGCTAATAAAAATACCTACGGAACTCTACTCATTATAAAGGAAAAAGGGTTATCGGAAGAATTGGATTCAATTGCAATCGAGCATGCCACTACTGTATATGCGATTGAATTTTTGCGGAGGAAAGCAGTAGAGGAGACACAATTGAGGCTCACTAGTGACTTCCTAGAAGAAGTATTAAATCCTATAATCCCCAATAATAAAGATATGATCGAGAGAGGACGTAAACTAGGAGTAGACCTAACGAATCCACAAAGTATCATATACATTTATTTTCCATTATTGAAAGAGGAGAAAATCAAGGAAAAATACAATGAGTTAACCGAAATTATTCAATACACCATGGGAAAGTCAAAAATCCCCTACCTCATGAGGACAAAATCCGATAGTGTCATTATTTTGGTGGA
This window encodes:
- a CDS encoding PucR family transcriptional regulator, which codes for MAIRINEALQLPIMKQTKLKAGKKGLQNWIKWVTIVEVIEDIYRLQDGEFLITTGFGLGENTKKRKEFEKLLSIGKLSGIAIYTGFYLKEIPKSFITIADEFALPLIEIPANINFSMITKELLVQIVNKQSQTFEYSLRIHQDFTRLVLEQHGFDPITKTLHEIIDASVILIAKDEIISSYIKHDFIDINNLKSLYKKQMDNDKIISQPIIANKNTYGTLLIIKEKGLSEELDSIAIEHATTVYAIEFLRRKAVEETQLRLTSDFLEEVLNPIIPNNKDMIERGRKLGVDLTNPQSIIYIYFPLLKEEKIKEKYNELTEIIQYTMGKSKIPYLMRTKSDSVIILVEAKPELNILELAENLLNSWNSTLSNEQIAIGIGKTTADIYQLHKSAVESEQAARFSQILFKPKSIVHYNDFGLYQLLIEMKESGVDLEEFYQKYLGNLFDSKGIDLITTLEAYLFFNQSIKETASELYIHRHTLKYRLEQIQKKTGLDLNNYDNGIKLYLAILAYKLLKYIQIQ
- a CDS encoding aspartate aminotransferase family protein, translated to MKERDYLIKPVLGQQYPVAASAKGIYIYDQDGKEYIDGSSGAVTVSIGHGVQEVIKEALAQAEKISFSYRSQFTNEPAEKLAEKLSQLAPGDLNWSFFVNSGSEATETAMKIAIQYWQEKGQPQKDRIISRWTSYHGITMGALSMSGHVLRRQRFASMLADYPSVSAPYTYRRPDHLTEEEWGLLCAHELEMEIRRIGEERVAAFIAEPIIGASGGAITPPANYYQKIKEICERCNVLFIADEVMTGIGRTGKMFAIEHWNVTPDFITLGKGMSSGYTPMAATLVSDKVMEPILNGSKSIIGGHTYSANPQSAAVALKVIKYVEKHQLVEKAEEQGTYLMSKLKTLLNSCEMIGDVRGKGLLIGMEFVADREKKNPYPPELNVTNRVIKQAFEKGLLVYPASGAINGMGDAIIISPPLVITKDEIDSLVDILEEAISEVQCELNMEGKVNATVQV